The DNA region CTCGTGATATACCGTCCAATCCTTGATCTCCAGGATGACTTCACCGATCCTCGGAGTACGCTCCGGGTAACGGCTCGTCAAATCCCGTCCGACCATCCCGCGGATGATGCGGTCCTCATTGACCTCTCCGCCGTGCATATCCAGCGTTTCGATGGTTTTGCCGTCCCGCAAAATCGTAATGGAATCCGACACCTTGGAAACCTCGTTCAGCTTATGGGAGATCAGGATGCATGAGATGCCCTGTTTCTTGAATTCCAGCATCAGCTGCAGCAGGTTTTCGCTGTCATCCTCGTTCAAGGCTGCCGTCGGTTCATCCAAAATCAACAGCTTTACTTTCTTCGAGAGCGCTTTCGCAATTTCGACCAGCTGCTGCTTGCCGACCCCGATGGTGCCCACCGGCGTGTTCGGATTTTCCGTAAGCCCGACCTTGCCCAGCAGCTCCTTCGCTCCGCGGATCGTCTCGTTCCAGTCCATGATGCCTTTGCGGGCCCGCTCATTGCCGAGATAAATATTTTCCGCGATCGACAGGTAAGGAATCAGCGCCAGTTCCTGGTGGATAATGACGATGCCGAGGTCCTCGCTGTCCTTAATGCTTTTGAATTCGCATACCTTGCCCTTGAACAAAATATCACCATCATAAGTACCGTGCGGATACACGCCGCTCAGCACCTTCATCAGCGTGGATTTGCCGGCGCCGTTCTCCCCGCACAAGGAATGGATTTCGCCTTCGCGAATCTTCAGATTCACGTTATCCAGCGCCTTCACGCCTGGGAACGCTTTCGTTATGTTCCGCATTTCAAGAATGTATTCCGACATTCGGGCTGCACCTTCCTTTTTCGTTTCGTACCCATAAGGCCGCTTTACTTCAAACCGATCTCTTCCTTCGTGTAATAGCCCGTATCCACAAGCTCCTTCTCGACATTGCTAGCGTCCACCGACACCGGTGGAAGGAGATATGCCGGCACGACCTTGACTCCGTTATCATAGGACTCGGTATCGTTCACCTCGGCCTCTTCGCCTTTTATCACGCTTTCGGCCATCTTTACCGCCTGTTCCGCCAGCTGGCGCGTATCCTTGAAGACCGTCTGCGTCTGCTCGCCGGCCACGATCGATTTGATCGAAGCAAGCTCTGCATCCTGCCCCGTAATGATCGGCAGCGGCTTATTCGGCGTACCGTACCCTACACCCTTGAGCGAGGAGATGATTCCGATGCTGATGCCGTCATAGGGGGATAAGACCGCATCCAGATTAGCGTTCGAATAATTCGCACTGATCAAATTATCCATCCGGGACTGAGCCAGCGCGCCGTCCCAACGGAGTGTCGCGATCTGCGCCATGGTCGTCTGCTTGCTGCGCACCACAAGCTTGCCGGAATCGATATACGGCTTCAGCACCGACATCGCCCCGTCATAGAAGAAGTACGCATTGTTATCGTCCGGCGAGCCGCCGAACAGCTCGATATTGAACGGTCCCTTGCCTTCCTTCAAGCCGAGCTTTTCTTCGATATATGAAGCCTGCAGCACCCCGACCTTGAAGTTGTCGAAGGTCGCATAGTAGCTCAAGTGCTCGGTATTGCGGATCAGACGGTCATAAGCGATGACCTTGATCCCCTGATCATGGGCCTTCTTGATGACATCCGTCAGCGTATTGCCGTCGATCGACGCAATCACGATGACATCCACGCCCTTGGTGATCATGTTCTCAATCTGGGCGATCTGGTTCTCAATCACATCCTCCGCAAACTGAAGATCGGTCTTATAGCCTTTTTCCTGAAACAGCCGCTCCATGTTTTTACCGTCGGCCACCCAGCGCTCCGATGACTTGGTTGGCATCGCAAGCCCGACATAGCCTTTAT from Paenibacillus ihbetae includes:
- the mmsA gene encoding multiple monosaccharide ABC transporter ATP-binding protein → MSEYILEMRNITKAFPGVKALDNVNLKIREGEIHSLCGENGAGKSTLMKVLSGVYPHGTYDGDILFKGKVCEFKSIKDSEDLGIVIIHQELALIPYLSIAENIYLGNERARKGIMDWNETIRGAKELLGKVGLTENPNTPVGTIGVGKQQLVEIAKALSKKVKLLILDEPTAALNEDDSENLLQLMLEFKKQGISCILISHKLNEVSKVSDSITILRDGKTIETLDMHGGEVNEDRIIRGMVGRDLTSRYPERTPRIGEVILEIKDWTVYHELQADRKVIDGANLHIRRGEIVGIAGLMGSGRTELAMSVFGRAYGRNISGELYKNGQAIQNRTVTEAIANGFAYVTEDRKDYGLILIDDIKRNISLTGLPKLARNMVIDEREEILVAEEMRRKLKIKTPNILQKTGNLSGGNQQKVVLSKWIYSEPDILILDEPTRGIDVGAKFEIYSIINQLADEGKGVLVISSELPEILGICDRIYVMNAGRITGEVSKEEASQETLMRYMTKNGGA
- the chvE gene encoding multiple monosaccharide ABC transporter substrate-binding protein, with translation MKRGMLGVLIAVMLVALTACNLAETDAGDANKGYVGLAMPTKSSERWVADGKNMERLFQEKGYKTDLQFAEDVIENQIAQIENMITKGVDVIVIASIDGNTLTDVIKKAHDQGIKVIAYDRLIRNTEHLSYYATFDNFKVGVLQASYIEEKLGLKEGKGPFNIELFGGSPDDNNAYFFYDGAMSVLKPYIDSGKLVVRSKQTTMAQIATLRWDGALAQSRMDNLISANYSNANLDAVLSPYDGISIGIISSLKGVGYGTPNKPLPIITGQDAELASIKSIVAGEQTQTVFKDTRQLAEQAVKMAESVIKGEEAEVNDTESYDNGVKVVPAYLLPPVSVDASNVEKELVDTGYYTKEEIGLK